Proteins co-encoded in one Streptococcus pyogenes genomic window:
- a CDS encoding sensor histidine kinase, with protein MKKPLRLWASLSLILVSMIVVTTSLFYGIMLHDTHQSIKNQETHLLTSTGKMLASHQAIKELLLNNQPNAKTTAYTNSIASIYNLDYVVVMNMKGIRLTHPNPKNIGKPFQGGDEEAVLAGKKVISTAKGTLGKSLRYLVPVFDGDKQIGAIAVGIKLTTLNDVALTSKRNYTLSLLLCLLISLLVTSFISFRLKRQLHQLEPSEIYQLFEERNAMLDQIEAAVFVVDKAGILQLCNQAGQKLIARKCQLGKPTGNSFNYLFPDFPKLSLQEGHEQLFRYGEEDYLLAISPICVKNDHRGHIIFMREAVKAIDTLDQLAYTTAYASALQAQTHKFMNQLHVIYGLVDIAYYDQLKIYLDSILEPENEILTSLSVLVKEPLLASFLIGEQEKYQELNVHLKIDVLSEIPHSATKNQLNNGLMIYRFIHTNLLTTLRPKSLVLSIQHDQNHLISHYTLTDNWIDLERVQPIFDLPYFQQLLTDTNSQFHQHQTVTELQFSVTTPYVGGQHERFNH; from the coding sequence ATGAAAAAACCACTACGTTTATGGGCCAGTTTATCGTTGATTTTGGTATCTATGATTGTTGTCACAACCTCTCTATTTTACGGGATTATGCTACATGATACGCACCAATCCATCAAAAATCAGGAAACCCATTTGCTAACGTCAACTGGAAAAATGTTAGCAAGTCATCAAGCGATTAAAGAATTACTCCTAAACAACCAACCAAATGCTAAAACAACAGCCTATACCAACTCCATTGCCTCCATCTATAACCTTGATTATGTGGTCGTGATGAACATGAAAGGGATTCGACTCACCCATCCTAACCCGAAAAATATCGGAAAACCTTTTCAAGGAGGTGATGAGGAGGCTGTTCTAGCAGGAAAAAAGGTTATCTCTACCGCCAAGGGCACTTTAGGAAAGTCACTTCGCTATCTAGTACCTGTGTTTGACGGTGACAAACAGATTGGTGCTATTGCGGTTGGCATTAAACTAACTACCCTAAATGATGTGGCTTTAACGTCAAAACGCAATTATACCCTGTCTTTACTCCTTTGTCTTCTTATTAGTTTACTGGTCACCAGTTTTATTTCTTTTCGACTCAAGCGTCAACTGCACCAGTTAGAACCAAGTGAAATTTATCAGCTCTTTGAAGAGCGTAATGCCATGTTGGATCAAATCGAAGCCGCCGTATTTGTGGTAGATAAAGCTGGTATCTTACAGCTCTGCAATCAGGCTGGACAAAAATTAATTGCTCGGAAATGCCAGTTGGGAAAACCTACTGGCAACAGTTTCAATTACCTCTTTCCTGATTTTCCAAAACTTAGTTTGCAAGAGGGGCATGAACAACTCTTTCGGTATGGTGAGGAAGACTACTTGTTAGCCATTTCACCCATCTGTGTCAAAAACGATCACCGAGGCCATATTATTTTCATGCGAGAAGCAGTTAAGGCTATTGATACCTTGGATCAGCTAGCCTATACCACTGCCTATGCTTCTGCTCTACAAGCCCAAACTCATAAATTCATGAATCAATTGCATGTTATTTATGGCTTAGTGGATATTGCTTATTATGACCAATTGAAAATTTATTTAGACAGTATTTTGGAACCCGAAAATGAAATTCTCACTAGCTTATCTGTCCTTGTTAAGGAGCCTCTTCTAGCTAGTTTTCTCATTGGAGAGCAAGAGAAATACCAAGAATTAAATGTCCATCTCAAGATTGATGTTTTAAGCGAGATTCCTCATTCTGCCACCAAGAATCAACTTAATAATGGTTTGATGATTTACCGCTTTATCCATACTAATCTTCTAACCACACTGAGACCCAAATCACTCGTTTTGAGTATTCAACATGACCAGAATCATTTAATCAGCCATTACACCTTGACAGACAATTGGATTGATTTGGAGCGGGTACAGCCTATTTTTGACTTACCTTATTTTCAACAGCTCTTGACCGATACAAATTCCCAATTCCATCAACATCAAACCGTAACCGAGTTACAGTTCTCAGTGACAACACCTTATGTAGG